The sequence below is a genomic window from Gossypium hirsutum isolate 1008001.06 chromosome A11, Gossypium_hirsutum_v2.1, whole genome shotgun sequence.
tttaatttaactcaaacaattttACACGATTCAACTTGAGTcggttcaaaaaaattttaaatcaagttaggataataaaataggacttatcaatttaattaactcaaaattttttcactcgattcggtCAAACGTTTCACCCCTAGTAACAATCAATATGTCCAAATCTGTATTAAATCTATAAATAATTGTGTTAAACTTGCTTTGATCGATACATTGAACAAGGTTATTGAAGTGATCATGAATTTGCaaattttaatatatcatttCTCTAATATGGGTAGAGAAGAAAAATAACAAGCTATATCAAAAAAACTATTTACTTTTACCAACATTTATAAGTATCGGTGAAATGCCATAAAACTGCCCCAATTAAGTGTAAGTAAAAAGTTTTTGGCGAGCCTAACAACTAGTTTATATTTGTCGGAGTGACTTTTCCGGTGCTTTAAAATACCGTTCTATATTGCATTCAGGCAATATGGAGTTCAACATCATGTAAAAACCTCCATCTATGTCACAAGCTCTAAGCTTTATGGTGTTTCAATATCATGGTGTTGACAGTAGTACTAGTTAGAGAGAATATCCACTATTTTCTACAACAGTGAGATCAAAATAAATGTTCAGCTAAAGATCctacaaaaagagaaaaaaaacaaagttggGATTTGACAGACACCCTTTCTCTTTCCTTCTTTAAAGTATCCAAAATTATATgcaaaaagaaatggaaaattttagagACCCTTTTGTTACCTCTAATTGGATCATAATCTAAATTGATTGCCTGCTTATTTGAGATAGAGAGTATTGCTTGATCAAtaactatttatatttttatagctTAGAGCAATATAAAAGCCCTTATTTAGTGGTAACTCTAGAAAAATTATCATCACTAAATTAAGCCATTTACGTTGTAGCACCACAATATCAAAGATTGGAATTGAAGATGATCAACCGATTCCACCATTTTAAGATCAAAGATTCACAATTTTATGTGTTGGTTCAAGGAGCATAAtggagaagatgaagaaacaTACAAAGCAGTTTTAACAGAACAATTTTAATCTATCTTTCAAacatagtaaaaaaaaaatgaagtagaGCTGAATATAAACATATACTGAGCAACAGAATATAAGCACGTTAGAGAAAAAGGAAGTTTATCTAATTTGAATAATTCTGTGAGCTTGTTTTGGTTTTGGAATCATTTAGCAATCAGGCCAAAAAAGCAAACAAAACATTGGTTATTAGACACAGGCCTCACATTGGAGCTATATACAAAGCTAATCTTCTTGCTAATCTGTCAGGCATGGGTGTTTCCATTACACGAATACGAATCCAGACGTTGTGGAAGAAAGGGGCTATCTGAGTTGCTTTCATATCATGTGGTGGACCATTTCGGTTCCTCATGTCCAAAGGGTCACGATAGTTTACGACAACCTCGGCAATCCGCTTCATGGTTTTCAATACATGGAATGGTAGAGCTGAAAGCTTGAGAAGTATCAGCCTTGACAGAATGGGGAAGCCTATATCAATCCATTTTACCAACTTGCAATACCCTTATAGATTGAGAATTAAAGCTAATAGAAATCAGAAATTCAGAATACATACTTAGAATCTCTTTTTTCAAGGGTTTGCACAGAAAATTCaggattaaaatataaagaatgcATAAAATATAAAGCCACTAACATAAAACAATTAAATCTGTTGAGGATGTGACTTAGACAGTGTTCCACCAATTTTTTATGGTGGTAACTATCTGGCTGTTAGAAGTCCACTTTTCGGGCGAGCCTTAGGGCAGGGCCGGATGACCTGACTTATGGACAACTCTAATTCAAACAaagaaaaatgtcacattttcCATAAACCATTTTCCATAAGTTGTTTTCCATGAAATAAACCAACCTAAGCCTTAAATTGGTACCCAACatttttttttatccaattaaGTACTTAAACTTGGTctttttgttcaaattaatacTTGAACTTGGCTTCATagtttaaatcaattaaaataagtCATTTACTATAAGTACTAGTTTAGACCAAAAAGCTAAGTTCAAGAACATAATTGgatcaaaataaaattcaagGACCAATTTGAACTTTTAAACTAAGTTCAAGTATCTAAATAGGCCAATAAGAAAactttaagtaccaaattgaaccttATAAATAAGATGGTCCAAGAGCAAGCATTTTGAGTATACAAAGCAACAATTTGCATTTGACTttatatgttctttttttttaatttttagtttttgtcaCGTGTCAAGATGTAGAGTTTCTATGTGTCATCATACTATTGATCATTAATGCTACATTAgtaaattttaacaatattattgTTGAGGTACTAATATATGTAacgaaattaaagtttaaataccaattaaataaaaaaaatatttaagcagCAATCAAATACAAGTGGCAAATTCGGGAGCAAAAAGATATATTAACCCTTGTAAATACGATAAACCTAGAGCAAGCATTTTCAATATACAAACCAACAACTTGCtattgattttaaatatttattgagGTTGTCTGACTGATATAGATGTTGTTCAATGtgaacatattttattattttttggcaGTAATGTAGACATATTTTATTACAACACATAAATTGGTCTTTCCTTATAAATATTTCGAGCAgctttcaaataaatatataaaagaagtgAGGTGTATGATAAATTTATAAGTGGagttaaaacatatatataatattagcaGTGTATTAAGTATTcaccttctttttttctttttttttataagtagttttaactaaaattcaaatatgtagttttaacatataaattgttcattttacttttatttttaggaatttaatttctctactttttaaatttcaaaattgaagtcTACTTACTGACATTGTTAAATTTTACTAGTGCTAACAtttgaacttaaattttgaaatctaaaaaaaatagaaggactaaattctaaatttacaaagAGTTAAGAGACTTATGAAATACTTTATCCTTTAAGTAATCATTCAAGAagttttatattttgtatttatattaaaCATGTACCAAAGCAAGAAGCAAATAAAGCAATGGCAATCAAACCAACATACAATGAAAGATAATAATAAGTTCTAGTTTATCGTTTTTTTCACTAGGTATATTTAAATCTTGGAATAACTTCATTGgttctttctagaattttttaatagaaaaaaaaacattttatttcatataatgagcatttttttttttggtttttcataTTGTAAAAgtccatttttgcccgggcccataccaacaaaataacccaaataataaaacccaaaacctaaaatcaacCTAGCCCAACATCCAAGCCCAATCCCAAAACCCTAGACTCCCACTTGCCTCTTCCCATTCTCCCAtgttgtctgccaccagcaccacTCCCACTCTCCCATGCTGTCTGCCACCACCATGCCTTTTGTCGCACCTGCAAACAagcaaaggaaaaggaaaaaaatggagcaataaacattaacagaatattgtatttttggctataaaagccacaagcAATATCGGACCAGGGAGgggggaaaaaaaagagaaacaaaaaaaaggaggGGGGGACTTTTGTAACAAAAAAAGAGAAGATTCGGcgtttgaaaaaattgaaagaaataaaaaagggggcTTTAGAAGGTGATTCACCttgtttttttttcgttttctttatttTCGTTCTATTTCGGTTTTTCTATagtatttctttctcttttttattatcattcaatcaacacacatatatataagataaaaaaataaaagtaaaaaggagTTTACCTGTTTCCGGCGGCGGTGGAAAGAGGAAGAACCGAAAGGTCTCTTTCGATTTTGGCCCTTTTCgccgggatttcggcttttctaaccCCAGATTTGGACCCTATTCGCAAAAAGGAGAAAAATGGAGCTTTTTTTGGTTTTCCGGCCACCGCGAACGGCGGCGGCGTCGCCGGCGTCCGGCGACCGGTGCGGTGGTCGATGGCCGGCAAAGGGGGCTCTTCCTCTCTTTTTACGGACACAAGAAcaataaaaacataaactttGAATCGGAGAAGTAATTTTCGtttctttatttttgtgtgtttttacatctagtttgatttctttttatttctttctacttacgaaaataaaaacaaaagaaataaggaGAGGAGAAACTCATCGGAGTTGGCCGTGACCGTGCCGCCGGGGTTTTTCTTCCATCGTCGGCCGTCGGTCTTGGTGGCGTGGTGGCACTCAAGGTGTTAAGAAACCCAAGTGTTGGGTGTTTGAAAAAATGGTGGTTTGAAAGAAGGCAGAgccttttttgtctttttttcaaTCATGAACGGCGCATTAGTGGGGAATCTTGCACATGCTTGTCCTTAATGggtaatttatgcatttagtccctccatcttgcgttgaaatgcaatcaaaccttttatttttttttgatttgggcCGCGAGTTTTGTTTCTGTTTCAATCAGGTCCTTTGACCATGTATGGTCCTTTGCGCTGAAACGTTGCACTCTAGGACTAGGGAATATTTCCCTTTTCAGTCCTTCCCTTTTCGCGCGCCtcacattttaatcatttactcTATTTCATTTTTGATTTCAGCCCTGAGATTTCGTTTCCGTTTTGATttagtcctattattattattattattattattattattattattactacctatttgtttatatttattttatttaaattttcggcacatatatacatatacatgcatatatttttgtgatatacatacattgtttttataacatatatacttatatagtttatatattttacaacttatgtacatatctatatatctatatatatattttcattttcctaaatatatacatatttatatataatctttatagtttaaaatatacttttttttataaatccgtatatacacacatattactattaatttatatacatacatatccttttattttataagtatatatatttttatatgcacgtacatacatatttttgtatatcttaatttacataaatatatatacattttcaatatatttttttaacatgtatcaaaattaacgtatttattcgtatacatacgtatattttcattatttttaaactttaatttgtacatacatactttcttttatttttcaacatatatatgtacttacttttatatgtattttattattttcatattccatagttttatacacccatatatatgtacatatttttatatatacacatttatcgtttcttttatatattaaaacatactttatacattttgttaatttatatatatacatattttagtttatgtctatatatatctttttatatttaattgtatttgttacttatttatttcattttcgtcattatgaatgttttaatttatttgtttatatatattgttattttatatgattgtaggtatgacttctatttattttatattgttgctattgctcgtattattttttatttttatgtgtattatgattttaccacgtataacaacaatgtaatttgctttcacattttttactacgattttcgtgttttattttactcgatataacaaaatttgttttaaaaatatttcgtgtttagattcgaaaggatcgtactctaacttactgggtttcgattttcataataaatctaaatacacgaatcttttcaaactcaagtttttaaacgatctcgggaattaagaaaagatcgtgccctaacttactgggcctgatttatttctaaaaccaagataataaaatatcttttaaataagcatttttcatccgcgtatcgggaatttgagacattgtgtcctaacttactggatatgattctctttctcgaataacgtgaaatatcccctttttcctgaaaattttcaacgttttaatacaagggtcgtatttttaaaattcttcaaggttctcaatttttgacattaagacattaagtaatcaactaggtaccaattttgggcgtatcgagggtgctaatccttcctcgtgcgtaaccgactcccgaacccgtttttctaaatttcgtggaccaaacttgttgttttaataaaatcaaaccgtttattaaaaacaacccctcttcgaggtgatccaatcgcacctcataaaaaaagatgattggtggcgactcccgtttctttttttcaaaacccaagtcaaccccatttttcatcctaaaaaatggtgtcaacagcttggcgactccactggggacaataagagagtcaagccacgtgttgattatttcttgtctttctgttgaaagtggaaaattcgatttaaatttacgatcctctcattgcatctcttttgttttgagttatattttttttatcgtgttctgtattttattttatacctctgcacattgcattgcatgaccgctggtcataccctttttaagtgggagtgagaagctacgccttcgtgaggttttcacctccgcatgggatagtgaatcgctttcgggatatatccgtacctatgtcttcgtgagattttcatctccgcatggccatagggaaatgtatccccctgaatcgaactcggtccgtatgagcctataatgggtgaggatcgaggaatctgctggttcaggtaccctactttagaaccaaatcacatgtaatgagccataggaactgacctaggtagagctactccaaattttagtgcttacctaaatgaatgattgtcgcttattttaaatcttattctgtgtttaatgctaatttactttgtttgtgattgcatggcatcttcattctaaaagaggtgtcgatttatgTTCAGTTTCtgggtagaaagcttatcatggaaaaggggttttttgataaagtagaggataatgtggctgtgcgaatatgggctgaaacgacacaatgagagaaaggcgatagtcttaccgaagggtacgtgtcagaattgtgggattttacccgtatcagtgtaatccagaatgaccttcgagaaatgaaagaagtctgggatcaatgggatgtcgaggccaagcagctgttctattgtaactacggtgacctaccttatctgcttagtgtcaaagtggacaagtatttattccgagccattgctcagttttggaatcctgcctacagttgtttcacttttggaaaagtagatttgacgcctactgtggaggagtatacgaccttgcttcggtgcccaaagattcaagtcgacaaggcttattccagagctgcttgtgtccctccattgttaaagaaattaatgaacatcactgggatgagcgagcagtgggttgctgcccggatccaacagaagggcgacagtaaatgtgttccttggaaaagtttgcgagatttggtgcttgtacatcctgacttaaagaaaagggtcgatgtcttcgctttaggtatctatggactagtggttttccccaaagctttaggacacatagacgaggctgtgtctgatttgtttgatcggcttagtaaaggggttacaccggttccggcaatactcgctgaaacttttagatccttgaatgcgtgtcgaaaagcaggggagggaaggtttattggatgcgcgcagctcttattggcatggttccatagccacttctggaaagtcgaaaaggtctcttatcgggtattctctgatagctactcccctctaggagaattggtggccacgccaagacgggatgatatttcagaagaaaaatggatagagatactccagaatctccaggatgaagatatcgaatagagggctccttggttaattcctaatgagatattgtaccgatgtggagattttgactgggttccgctgctcgggatatggggagctatcggatatgctcctctactcgtatcaagacagtatagatcacgacaattcataccagcaacgcaggggttggcctattgtgatttttcctatagggaggacaattacaagaagaaggttcgagaaatatctagtgcctggaaccagactcgtcgaatgaagatcttagccgtgggtccgacaattacccccgagtatagtcagtggcgtgatcaaaggatcaacgacaacatcccggcgtcaaatgtaaaaactgctcgatctttagaggaacacttacaagttttgccttctgagatagaaatcatcaaacaagaatttgaaaaaaggagtttagaattggggaagaagatagaacaactagaggaagaaaaatacagttaggactggatgtggacattcaaagattagaggtcgataaattgagaaaaggaaagaacaaagcagaagaagatttggacagcctgaagacagattacaagaagttgtataggtcggtaagagctgctggcttgggtaaaacgccagaacaatggcgacaagaaattcaggaggaaaagacaaaagctaatcaatgggaaaagaaatttcaggatactcagactcgagaagtcgccttgggaaagagtctactagttgccaagacgagaagacggagttgaagtccggataactgaactagaaagatcgcttcaccagtactgtaatcataatgctacggttgaataagggcgagcttagacaaaattgaagaattaaaaggacaaataggaggctagagaatgcattgcaaaatagtgaaatccggatagagcttctggaagaaaataatgagcagtggcaaagacaattccgtcggtctcaagagcagattagagaaagagattatattatgggagaggcggtggctcaagtgcgcgaagtagctgatcatctgcaaaccctggcggttcaggctgatctattaagtttgaaatatgagttaaagtcggacaggggccgagaattagcttggcttcttagaaaggttaaggctttgagtgtaagggcaaagccatatatgtagtctattttatgtaaagaaactctttatctagtaaagttttctaatgaagttgaattagaatcagtgcctctttttctttgcattcttttcatgcattgcatcacatcatatgcattaatgaccatttaaaaaaaaacctaatcgaataaaatcatttcagttaacctggaaaaccaacaaagttacggcacccgagctaaggcaaaaattatggaccaaaggttggagaagctagagcgacttcaaaaagaaatgcaagaccagttgcaggcgcaaatgaaagagcaaatggaaaagattcagcgtgacatggtgcaaaagatggaggagtcccaaaatgatctggtggctaagatgacgcaattattgaagggagtagataagggtaaaggtcctgtgattgttagtgaagaagaaaacaatggtgaaccactttatcctccaggtttcacgcctccgcatgcgcaagtacagactgagctgcatccgcggagaccctctgtgtcggttaggccccagcagttccaaggcgataCTTCAATCCCAaggaattttcaacccggagcgggctttaatcccggtgatagcccgaataatattgctgtcccagatcttgatgagatggttgaaaaggacaaggcgaaggaggaatttccaaaacaatttgaggagaaatggaaatggatagaagaaaagtttagggcaatagaaagcatcgaaagctatggaatagatgcaaaggatctgagcttggttccggacttggtgctcccttacaaatttaagatgccggaattcgagaaatacaacgggactagttgcccaggatcccatattactatgttttgtagaagaatgacggggcatattaataatgatcaattattaatacactgctttcaggaaagtcttacgggagaggcgtcaaagtggtacaatcagctgagccgagctaaaattgctacttggagagatttagcacaggctttcctgagacaatacaatcatgtctcagaaatgatgcctgacaggataactctgcaaaatttagagaagaaatcaaacgaaagcttcagacaatatgcgcagaggtggcgagaggtggcggttcaggtgcaaccaccacttttggaaaaagagatgacgacgctttttattaatactttgaaagccccgttcatcactcacatgttgggaagcgcttcaaaaaacttctcggatataatcatgaatggtgaaatgattgagcatgccattaaaagtggaaaaatagatggaggagaaaataataggagggcacccccgaggaaaagagaaaatgaagtgaataatgtgaatgcttatggtaggtcaattaccgtgaatcaaccaaagaaagtggttgctaatcaacagggatcatcaagacaagagccGGGAGCTAGGCAaattactgaaaagccccaattcacgccaatcccgatgtcatacaaggagttgtatcagactttattcgatgcacatgttgttgctcctcgttacttgagtcctctacaacccccgtatccaaaatggtatgatacgaacgcgcaatgtgattatcatgcgggaatttctgggcactcgatagaaaattgtactgccttcaagaaggtagtagaaggacttatcaatttaggtgttttcaaacttgacgactcacctaacacAAAGAATctgttacctaatcacgcagataagggggtgaatatggttagcgaaggtacgggagaagaagtcaagactgacattgctgaagtaaaaactccattgaaacgggtctggaaagaaatggcgaaaagagggttggttatttcagattctgaggaagggcatgagatgggaaattattgtgaatttcaccataaaacagggcatgaaatccaagaatgtgaaggattcaaggctttggttcaaagcataatggataacaaggagatgaggttttatgaagatgcgaaagaaatgaggagcatatgcgcgacagagttgggaacaaaggctccaaaaataaatcatcctgtggtcattatctcatgccctaagggtaatgaggttagggctcaggtaacaccgaaaattgtaatccagaaaccatcaaatttcttttatagggataacaaaatggtgccgtggaattacgggtgtaatgtgaccattttgggaaaagaagcagaaagaaaccaggaaataggttcttacaccCGCAATGGAAAAAGACATGACGCTCAAgtagagtcgtccagggaagagaattggaagaaagaacagaggaaagggaaagcagtagaagttgagccattggtaaatgaaccaataaaagaagaggaggcaaaggagtttttgaagttttgaaacacagtgaatacagtgttgtagagcaactgcacaaacagccagcccacatttctgtattagctttactcctaaact
It includes:
- the LOC121209497 gene encoding uncharacterized protein, with the protein product MEEKPRRHGHGQLREEEPPLPAIDHRTGRRTPATPPPFAVAGKPKKAPFFSFLRIGSKSGVRKAEIPAKRAKIERDLSVLPLSTAAGNRCDKRHGGGRQHGRVGVVLVADNMGEWEEASGSLGFWDWAWMLG